The Candidatus Neomarinimicrobiota bacterium genome includes a window with the following:
- a CDS encoding cupin domain-containing protein: protein MKSEFKPRVAPSGSFQGMTVKSGKKTTIQVLIGPEDAPNFAMRKFTMEPGGGMPKHTNAVEHEQYVLTGRAKVGIGEKVYSVEAGDVLLIPAGTPHWYRTEGDRPFEFLCVVPNISDRIEIIEDK, encoded by the coding sequence ATGAAGTCTGAATTCAAACCTCGGGTCGCGCCCAGTGGTTCCTTCCAAGGCATGACTGTAAAATCGGGGAAGAAGACGACGATACAGGTACTTATTGGACCGGAGGACGCCCCAAACTTCGCCATGAGGAAATTCACAATGGAACCGGGCGGCGGGATGCCGAAACACACCAACGCTGTTGAACATGAGCAGTATGTCCTGACGGGGCGAGCGAAGGTAGGAATAGGCGAAAAAGTGTACAGCGTAGAGGCGGGGGACGTTTTGCTTATACCGGCGGGAACTCCCCACTGGTACCGAACAGAAGGTGATCGACCCTTCGAGTTTCTCTGCGTTGTGCCGAACATTTCAGACAGGATTGAAATTATCGAAGACAAATAG
- a CDS encoding DUF4287 domain-containing protein: MPKSPHEMMAAMLNNLEERTSPPLDYWLAVAEKSGEEKHMDIIKHLKADQTWPKTP, encoded by the coding sequence ATGCCCAAGAGTCCACACGAAATGATGGCCGCCATGCTCAACAATCTTGAGGAAAGGACCAGTCCTCCGCTGGATTACTGGCTGGCCGTAGCGGAGAAAAGTGGTGAAGAAAAGCACATGGACATCATTAAACACCTCAAGGCCGATCAAACTTGGCCTAAGACACCATGA
- a CDS encoding fumarylacetoacetate hydrolase family protein yields MNNVTFDSHQIVPSKIVCVGMNYVEHVRELESQMPSEPVIFLKPNSAISDNIRSADDDRFHFEAEISFIVQDENLAGVGIGFDLTKRSLQSKLKSRGLPWEKSKAFDGAAVFSDFVVIESPLSTLSMELLINGTVVQRGGIELMIYKPEELLHEAKSFLSLEDGDILMTGTPEGVGEFIKDDQFTGRILCEDDLLVEQIWIAE; encoded by the coding sequence ATGAACAACGTCACATTTGATTCGCATCAGATTGTACCCTCAAAGATCGTCTGCGTCGGCATGAACTACGTGGAGCACGTACGGGAATTGGAGAGTCAAATGCCGTCCGAGCCCGTCATCTTCCTGAAGCCCAATTCGGCCATCAGCGATAATATTCGGTCAGCGGATGATGATAGGTTTCACTTTGAAGCTGAAATATCCTTTATCGTGCAAGATGAGAATTTAGCCGGCGTTGGTATAGGTTTTGATCTCACCAAGCGATCTCTTCAATCGAAGCTGAAATCAAGAGGATTACCGTGGGAGAAATCAAAGGCTTTTGACGGTGCGGCCGTCTTTAGCGATTTCGTAGTGATCGAGAGTCCGCTGTCGACTTTGAGCATGGAACTGTTGATAAACGGTACTGTGGTGCAGCGTGGCGGCATTGAACTGATGATCTACAAACCGGAAGAACTCCTCCACGAGGCGAAGAGCTTCCTGAGCTTGGAGGACGGAGATATTCTGATGACAGGCACACCAGAAGGCGTAGGTGAATTCATAAAGGACGACCAGTTCACCGGCCGAATCCTCTGTGAGGACGATCTTTTAGTTGAACA
- a CDS encoding gamma-glutamylcyclotransferase family protein, which produces MRNSLFCYGTLQSPEVIRAVTGHKFNGTKAELHNYGIFRVSGTDYPGIIPKKEGIVRGIVYYDISDEILRTLDHFEGDQYFRNEVTIFRMDGMAEKAFTYCIREDQEKILTDEVWDIGTFLDEGIERFMRSFVEERRNIFEED; this is translated from the coding sequence ATGCGTAATTCTCTCTTCTGCTACGGCACACTCCAGTCACCCGAGGTAATCCGAGCAGTCACAGGTCACAAGTTCAATGGGACAAAAGCTGAACTACACAATTACGGCATCTTCCGTGTGAGTGGAACAGATTATCCTGGCATCATTCCCAAGAAGGAGGGAATCGTCAGGGGTATTGTCTACTATGACATCAGTGACGAGATTCTAAGGACGCTCGATCATTTCGAGGGCGATCAGTATTTCAGGAATGAAGTGACCATCTTCAGAATGGATGGAATGGCAGAAAAGGCATTCACCTATTGTATTCGTGAGGATCAAGAGAAAATTCTCACCGATGAAGTGTGGGATATCGGAACTTTTCTCGATGAGGGAATAGAGCGATTTATGCGTAGTTTTGTAGAAGAGCGGCGTAATATATTTGAAGAGGATTAA